The following DNA comes from Halalkaliarchaeum sp. AArc-CO.
TGCCCGGTCGTAGCCGGGGACGGGGTTGGGCGCCGCGATCGTCTCGGCGACGGTCCGTCCGTCGGCGTCGGCGACGGCGACGCGTTCCGTGCGGCCGTGTGGTTCCACAACCTCCCGGATCGAATAGAGAGCGTCTGCGACCCGGGTGCGATGTTTGAACCCGGACTCCTGTCGGTCGGTGGTCATACACGTGGGTTTGTCGCGGCCGGTATAAGGCTGGCCGGTTCGTGGCCTCTTTGGTCAGTGGTTTCCTTCGCCCCGTGGCTGGACCCGGATCGAGCTTCCGAAGTACTTGTGAAGCGTCTCCTCGACCGATTCGGCGTTGAACGTCTCGAGGTGCCGTCCGATCTCCGCCTCTAGCGCTTCGCGATACGCCGCGTCGCACTCGAACTCCCGGAAGCTCACGCTCTCCACTGGGAGGCCGAGCCAGTCACTCGCGAGCTCACGGGCGTATGCGTCGTCGTTCACCTCACCTCGCCACAGCGCGTTCCGGAAGAACAGCCAGCCGTTGGCGCCCGGCGGCTCCGCCGGCAGGCGAACGACCGTCTCGAACGTCTCCGGCTCCGTCCGCACCCGCCGGGCGTCGAGTCGAAACCGAACCCGGAAGACGTACTCGGCGTGCATCGCTCGTGGGGTTCAGTCACCGCCGTCGAACTCCGCTTCGAAGAGTTCGTCGAACGATGCTGCAAGCGTCATGTCCCGCTCTGTGATGCCGCCGGCGTCGTGGGTCGTAAACCGCACTTCGAGTTCCTTGTACCGGATCACCATCTCGGGGTGGTGGAACTCTTCCTCGGCGATCTCACCGGCATCGCCGGCGAACGCGACACCTGCGAGGTAGTCATCGAAGCCGTACTCGCGTACGATTTCGTCGCCGTCCCGCTCCCAGCCGTCCGGGAGCCGTCTCTCGATCTCCTCGTCGGAAAGCAGTTCGGGCATGGTAGTTCCACGTCGTGCGACTGGTTAACAGTTTTCCCGACCCGCCGATTTCGTTCCCGCCGACGCATCCCGTCGTCGGAGCGATTGGTTCCAGAAGGCACATATTCGGGGCGTCCGCAGGGGGGAACATGTTCCGCGGCCTCCGGCAGCGACTCGGAGGGGGACGTCTCTCCCGTTCGAACGTCCGAGAGCGGCTGGTAGGACCGTTCGAGCGGACGTACGAGCAGGCCTACGAGCGGCTGCTCCGCCGGGAGATCGACGAGGTGCCGGATCACGTGGCGGTAATCCAGGACGGAAATCGGCGGTACGCCCGAAAAAAAGGGGCAAAGGCACCGGAGGGCCACCGGGCGGGAGCGTCGACGACCGAACAGGTGCTGGAGTGGTGTGAGGAGCTCGGGATCGAGGAGCTCACGCTGTATGCGTTTTCTACGGAGAACTTCGAGCGCCCCGACGAGGAGCTGGAGCCGCTGTTCGACTTGGTCGCCGAGAAACTCCGGGAGTTCGCCGACGCCGAGCGGGTTCACGAGACGGGCGTTCGGATCCACGCGATCGGCGACGTCGACCGGCTCCCGACGCGGGTGCAGGAGGCCGTGGCGTACGCCGAGCGCCGGACCGCCGGCTACGAGGAGTTCCGGCTGAACGTCGCGCTCGCGTACGGCGGCCGCAACGAACTCACCAGGGCGGCCCGGGAGATCGCAGCGGAGGTCGACGACGGGACGCTCGACCCCGAGGCGGTCGACGTCGCGGAGATCGAACGGCGGCTCTACCGGGAGCCCGTGCGGGAGGTGGACCTGATCGTGCGGACCGGCGGCGACGAGCGCACCTCGAACTTCCTGCCGTGGTACGCGAACGGCAACGAGGCGGCCGTCTACTTCTGTGCGCCCTACTGGCCGGCGTTTTCGAAACCCGACTTCCTGCGAGGTATCCGGACCTACCAGGCGAGAGAACGCTCCTGGCGGCGCAACCGGGTCGAACGAGCGGCGACGCTGGTCCGGGCGATCGCGGCCGTCGAATTCGCGGAGGCGCGCTCGCTCGTCGGTCGGCTCCGGGACCAGTTCCCTCGCAGGGAGGCCGAGGAAATCGAGAACGTGCTCGGGGACACTGACGATCCCGACCTGGCAGACTGATCGACTGATCGGCCCGGGGCCTTTTTACCCCTGGTGCCGTTCGAACGGCCGTGAACTCGCTGGAAGCCGACCTCGAACGCGCTCGAGAACTCGACGTGGCGGCGATCGCGGACGCCGTCGAGTCGATCGGCTTCGAGTGCACGCGGTGTGGCGGCTGCTGTACGGCCGAGGAGTCGGACGCCGGCAGGGAACCACACACTGCAACCGTCTTTCCCGACGAAGTCAGGCGGCTTCAGGCGATCGGCGACCGCGTGTGGGACGCGGTCGCCAGACCGATGCCCTACGGGCTCGAGGACGCTGGCCCGAGCGGAGGGGCCTGCGGGTCGACGGAGGGAACTCGCGATCCGAGCGGGGAGACGTTCGAGTGGGCACTTGCAGTCGACGGCTGTGGCGACTGCGTCTTTTATACCGAAACCGAGGAGGGCGTCGGCGCGTGCACGGTCCACGAAGCGCGTCCGCTCGTGTGTCGGACGTACCCGTTCTCGCTGGACGTGCTGTCGGACCGGGGGGTGGAGGAAGCCGTCGTCGAACGCGACGAGGCGGTCCTGGCACACGAATGTGCGGGACTCGGACGCGACATCTCGCGGGCGAACGCCGAAGCGATGGCTGAGACGCTGAAACGGCGGGCGATCCGGGAGCTCGAGGAAGCCATCGCGGTCCGCGACAGCTACCGACCGACGGCCGTCGACGGGGTGGTCGTCCACGACTCCGAGGGACAAAAGCGACCGGACGGGAGGCGCCTCGGGGACGGGTCCGGATCGGACGGACCCAGGTAGATGCGCTTTTGGGGTTCGGGAACGCAGCAACGGACAGGCTCCAGCACATGACCTTCGTCACGAAACTCACCTTCCAGTCGGGCGACAGGGCGGTTCTCGAGGACACCGTCGAGGAAATCAAAGGGATGCTCGAACGCAAGGGAGTCGAGTGCAAGGGGCCACACTCCTCTCCCCCGGAGAAGCTCCGCGTGCCGCTGTCCCGCCGGCTCGACGCCGGCGACACGTTCGACCCGTGGACCTACACCGTCTACACTCGCCGGATGGAGATCCACGGCGCCGAACACATCGCCCGGGAGGTGGGTCACATGGACTTTCCCGACTCGCTTCACGTCGAAATCGAGGTCGGCCGGAAACGGCCGCTGGGCTACCGCCGGAACTGACGGCAAAACAGGCGAAACCAAAACAGGCGAAACCGGCGTGCGGACGGGTCTCCCGTGTCCGTGCGGCATCGTCACACGCCCGTCTGACGCACATTTATACAGCCGGAACGACCTGTTGTTCGTATGAGTAACCGGGTGGAGGAC
Coding sequences within:
- a CDS encoding 4a-hydroxytetrahydrobiopterin dehydratase, with product MPELLSDEEIERRLPDGWERDGDEIVREYGFDDYLAGVAFAGDAGEIAEEEFHHPEMVIRYKELEVRFTTHDAGGITERDMTLAASFDELFEAEFDGGD
- the lwrS gene encoding LWR-salt protein, which produces MHAEYVFRVRFRLDARRVRTEPETFETVVRLPAEPPGANGWLFFRNALWRGEVNDDAYARELASDWLGLPVESVSFREFECDAAYREALEAEIGRHLETFNAESVEETLHKYFGSSIRVQPRGEGNH
- a CDS encoding uS10/mL48 family ribosomal protein yields the protein MTFVTKLTFQSGDRAVLEDTVEEIKGMLERKGVECKGPHSSPPEKLRVPLSRRLDAGDTFDPWTYTVYTRRMEIHGAEHIAREVGHMDFPDSLHVEIEVGRKRPLGYRRN
- a CDS encoding YkgJ family cysteine cluster protein; its protein translation is MNSLEADLERARELDVAAIADAVESIGFECTRCGGCCTAEESDAGREPHTATVFPDEVRRLQAIGDRVWDAVARPMPYGLEDAGPSGGACGSTEGTRDPSGETFEWALAVDGCGDCVFYTETEEGVGACTVHEARPLVCRTYPFSLDVLSDRGVEEAVVERDEAVLAHECAGLGRDISRANAEAMAETLKRRAIRELEEAIAVRDSYRPTAVDGVVVHDSEGQKRPDGRRLGDGSGSDGPR
- the uppS gene encoding polyprenyl diphosphate synthase gives rise to the protein MFRGLRQRLGGGRLSRSNVRERLVGPFERTYEQAYERLLRREIDEVPDHVAVIQDGNRRYARKKGAKAPEGHRAGASTTEQVLEWCEELGIEELTLYAFSTENFERPDEELEPLFDLVAEKLREFADAERVHETGVRIHAIGDVDRLPTRVQEAVAYAERRTAGYEEFRLNVALAYGGRNELTRAAREIAAEVDDGTLDPEAVDVAEIERRLYREPVREVDLIVRTGGDERTSNFLPWYANGNEAAVYFCAPYWPAFSKPDFLRGIRTYQARERSWRRNRVERAATLVRAIAAVEFAEARSLVGRLRDQFPRREAEEIENVLGDTDDPDLAD